The Rosa rugosa chromosome 3, drRosRugo1.1, whole genome shotgun sequence sequence CAAGATCATGATAGGCTGAATTGGAAAGCACATAATTGAACTTGAAGATGATCATTTACGCATAGGCTGAATTGGAAAGCACATAATTGAACttgaaaatgatcatttacgcATTCAATTAATTGCTAAGAACTGTTCGGTACAATTGGAATGGCAAACAAAGTGGGTGCGGCTGCTGTACACGAATGCTGTGGGAgaaattttcttctcttttactCCTTTATATAGTTCATTCCtatggggaaaaaaaaaaaaaaaaaaaactaaaatctacACCAAATAATAATGAATGAGAAAAATATACATTGACTCTGCAAAAACTTGTGTTTCTCTTTCAGTGGGTCTATGAGTCTATCTGTATGATGAGAGTTTTTGGAAGATCCGGGGATGAACCTGCTACAATGGGCAGCGTTGAAGACGAGAATATCCCTTCTATTTCAGCATTGTCAGCCAGTGCTTTTTCCAAAGAAGCCTTTGCAACTTTACTAATGCAAATCAGAAGAATCACTGTGCAAGAAAGAAGGAAATGGAAAGTCTGTGAATACTCAAAAAAGATAAGTACAAACTCAGTTAAAAAGCAAAGGAAGGTCTCCGTATAAAGCAGACCTTGCTTTTCAAGGAATGAAATATCATGAGAATTGATAAGCAAATTCAATTCAACACTAACAGGTAAAACAAGTAACAAGACAAGTGACGAGTAAATTTAACGAGCTACTCACCGGATATTCCAAAACCAAGTACTATAAACACCTGCAACCAGAAGCAGATACTAGCATTAATTTAAAAGATAAAAACACGGTGGTCTGAGAGTGACAATTTTATTGcctaagtgaaaaaaaaaaaaaaaaaaaaattaacataacACAATGAATAAAAGGTCATATAGAGATATATAGTACTTACCCAACGAGTTGTTGAAACTTCATTCCATCCATGTGTAACATCTGAAAGATCCTTAAGAGTTGTACCAACATATACCAGTGCAAATGTGATCGGCTGCGATAAAATCCAGAGCAGATCTCATCACTAGATCATTTTGTCACCGAACAAATACAAAGACATAGTCACACAGAAACAAATATATTCCCTACCAAAATGAAAAAGAGAAGATATTGAGGTAACCTTCCATGtttaattaatttctttttatatcCAAGTTTTAGTGTTTTACTGATTCTTGTGTCTGTTTAAAGTTCCAAACCTTCACCTAAGGTACCTGCAGCAATATAATTTTTACGAGTAAACATAGCACTTAGTAATTAAAATGAGTGACTACCATCATTCCCAACCAAGTTGCCAGCATATAGTCCCCTATGTGAACAGGAGTCACAGAGAGTAGGTAGTTCAGCATGTTAAATGGAAGCAAAGGAGCAAGCCGCAGCAGAAGAACTATCTGTTATACAAACCAAAAGAAGGGGAAAAAAGCTCAGGAGCTCCATGAAAAAGATGGGAAATCCACATAAACAAGAGTATCCAGTCAGATTCATTCTTGATAATATTAATTATAATCCACTAGCACCACACTCGCTCTATATAATGTTGATAtatatttacaatttttttctGGGGCAAGATACCATTATCTTGAGATATCAACAAAGTTAGACCAAGTGGTAGATTTCTTCTTGATAAATTAATGGAAATTTCCTATCATGTTAGTATGTTACTTTATATAGAATCACACACAAAATGGCACTCTCGTAGACAAAACATTTAGACCATGTCATGAATGTACCAATGGTGCCATTTTTGGTTAATCCCCATTGCTTTGTGCAGGAGACAGTGTGCCCAGACATATGAACTAACATATTTGGTTTCCCTTTGGATTGTTATTAGGTGCTAGGGTTTGGATTGTACTTCTAGAATATAGATTTATTTGACAGGAACGGCCGCAATGTGTCTAGAATTATGTCCATGGTATCACAACAATATTCAATGTCCAAAAAGTTTACAACTTTACCTTGAAACCAGATCTCTGAATGGCAACAGCAACAGCTTGAAACTTTGGATAATGCTTTAGTTTGGAAATAACATAAGATCTTCCAATCTACATAATGATGACAAATTATGACAAGTATAAGCATAATAAACCAGTAAATGCCAGTATGCATTTGTCAAATCCTCTGTTTGGCTTATATGGAATAGAGCATACACGTCTACACATGCGCACGATTCAAGAACTCATAAAGTCAATGGCATTAAAAACTTACTGTTCTTCCAAGAATGAATGCCGCTGTTGCACCTAATGTTGCACCGATAGAGTCTGCAATGAATCCCACGGGCAAACCAAAAAGATAACCTCCACCAAGctgcaaaacaaaacaaaaaaaaaatggcaaaaaaGGTTGCCACATTATTCAACAACAGAGGGGCACTAAGAAAAAGATAAAACTAAGATAAGTCCTGCACTAA is a genomic window containing:
- the LOC133737798 gene encoding uncharacterized protein LOC133737798; translated protein: MESSVWPRAAGYRSQNDEHRAHNFSKHETSCDSVVKKGPKARIGIWDPGQVGVTVTLPQLLNLANLRARSSFRPDGARSFDGDDDRHLRSWRRKLLSSLTAVKLKLTWTSAFRFALLLFLLAAIATACISLPIEKSLKDFLLWIKQDLGPWGPLVLAVAYIPLTVLAVPASVLTLGGGYLFGLPVGFIADSIGATLGATAAFILGRTIGRSYVISKLKHYPKFQAVAVAIQRSGFKIVLLLRLAPLLPFNMLNYLLSVTPVHIGDYMLATWLGMMPITFALVYVGTTLKDLSDVTHGWNEVSTTRWVFIVLGFGISVILLICISKVAKASLEKALADNAEIEGIFSSSTLPIVAGMNYIKE